CCATCTTTCGACCAGCACCTCCGCCTCCCTCAGGGTGAAAAAGATTTCGCCGTTCAGTAGCTCATCGCGAAGCTTCCCATTGAATGACTCGATATATCCGTTCTCCCACGGACTCCCGGGCTCGATGAACAGTGTCTTCACGTCGACCCGAGCCAACCACTCTCGGACAG
This genomic stretch from Acidobacteriota bacterium harbors:
- a CDS encoding transposase, whose product is VREWLARVDVKTLFIEPGSPWENGYIESFNGKLRDELLNGEIFFTLREAEVLVERWRQEYNTRRPHSSLGYRPPAPETIAIAPPLGEVPLPQPWDLAAKGLTLGLD